A single region of the Phalacrocorax carbo chromosome 4, bPhaCar2.1, whole genome shotgun sequence genome encodes:
- the TXK gene encoding tyrosine-protein kinase TXK: MNLDPDTGLVNQYSASQPNVSYESAWKCKRKRQLQVKNKPLPPLPAEALEDYTKKPRVIALYDFFARGPSDLPLKKSEEYIILEQYDPHWWKARDQHGNEGLIPSNYVTENKKNNLETYEWYCKNINRSQAELLLRQKAKEGTFVVRDSSQQGLLTLSVYLRAKGSHSGDIRHYQIKKNHMGQYYVAEKYLFSSVPELIEYHQHNAAGLITRLRHPVGCPSTATARFSYEEWELNPSELTFMKELGRGQFGVVQLGKWKATIKVAIKTINEGAMSEDDFIEEAKVMMKLSHPKLVQLYGVCTRHKPLYVVTEFMENGCLLNYLRQRRGKLGRDMLLNMCQDVCEGMEYLERNGFIHRDLAARNCLVDTEHIVKVSDFGMARYVIDDEYISSSGAKFPVKWSSPEVFHLKKYSSKSDVWSFGVLMWEVFTEGKMPFESKSNSEVVREISHGNRLYRPHLASHTVYEVMYSCWHEKPEGRPTFAELIETLTDITEMG; this comes from the exons cgTAAGAGGCAATTGCAGGTAAAGAACAAGCCGTTACCTCCTCTACCTGCTGAGGCCTTGGAAGactacacaaaaaaacccagagttATTGCACTCTATGACTTTTTTGCTAGAGGACCCTCAGATTTACCACTCAAGAAGTCAGAAGAATACATTATCCTTGAACAATACGATCCCCACTGGTGGAAGGCAAGAGACCAACATGG GAATGAAGGTCTAATTCCCAGCAACTATGTTActgagaacaagaaaaataatttagaaacatATGA GTGGTACTGCAAAAACATAAACAGAAGCCAGGCAGAACTTCTCTTGCGCCAGAAG GCCAAAGAAGGCACATTTGTTGTCAGAGATTCAAGCCAACAGGGACTTCTTACACTGTCTGTGTATTTGCGGGCTAAAGG AAGTCATAGTGGAGATATTCGACATTATCAAATTAAGAAAAACCACATGGGACAATACTACGTAgcagaaaaatatctcttttcatCTGTTCCTGAACTCATTGAGTATCATCAACACAATGCTGCAG GTCTTATCACTCGTCTCCGACATCCAGTTGGATGTCCttcaacagcaacagcaagatTTAGTTAtg AGGAGTGGGAGTTAAACCCGTCTGAACTGACGTTCATGAAAGAACTTGGGCGTGGGCAGTTTGGAGTTGTTCAGCTGGGTAAATGGAAAGCAACCATCAAGGTTGCCATCAAAACAATCAATGAAGGTGCAATGTCTGAAGATGATTTCATCGAGGAAGCCAAAGTGATGAT GAAGCTCTCCCACCCAAAGCTGGTCCAGCTTTATGGGGTGTGCACACGCCACAAGCCTCTCTACGTTGTGACTGAATTCATGGAAAATGGCTGCCTGCTCAATTACCTTCGGCAGAGGCGAGGGAAACTCGGCAGAGACATGCTGCTGAACATGTGCCAAGATGTGTGTGAAGGGATGGAATACCTGGAAAGAAATGGCTTTATTCATCGTGATTTA GCTGCAAGAAACTGTTTAGTCGACACTGAGCACATCGTTAAAGTATCTGACTTTGGCATGGCAAG GTATGTCATTGACGATGAATATATCAGCTCTTCAGGTGCCAAGTTTCCAGTCAAATGGTCATCTCCTGaagtctttcatttaaaaaaatatagcagCAAATCAGATGTCTGGTCATTTG GTGTACTGATGTGGGAAGTTTTCACAGAAGGCAAAATGCCTTTTGAAAGTAAGTCAAATTCTGAAGTTGTCCGTGAGATTTCTCATGGAAACCGGCTTTATCGACCACATTTGGCATCACATACTGTGTACGAAGTCATGTACAGCTGCTGGCATGAG aaaccTGAAGGACGTCCTACTTTTGCAGAGTTAATAGAGACCCTCACAGATATAACAGAGATGGGATAA